Part of the Oncorhynchus mykiss isolate Arlee unplaced genomic scaffold, USDA_OmykA_1.1 un_scaffold_196, whole genome shotgun sequence genome, aggtggcgaccatgttaaaacaggtgctgaccatgttaaaacaggtggtgaccatgtactAAAAtaggtgctgaccatgttaaacaGATGGTGACCATGTCCTAAAAtaggtgctgaccatgttaaaacagttggtgaccatgtaaaacaggtggtgaccatgttaaaacaggtgctgaccatgttaaaacaggtggtgaccatgtactaaaacaggtggtgaccatgttaaaacagttgGTGACCATGTAAAACAGGTGCTGACTATgtaaaacaggtccatgttaaaacaggtcgtgaccatgttaaaacaggaggtgaccatgttaaacaagttgtgaccatgttaaaacaggtggtgaccatgttaaaacaggtggtgaccatgttaaaacaggtagtgaccatgttaaaacaggtgctgaccatgtaaaacaggtccatgttaaaacaggtgctgaccatgttaaaacaggtggggaccatgttaaaacaggtccatgttaaaacaggtggtgaccatgttaaaacaggtggggaccatgttaaaacaggtccatgtaaaaacaggtggtgaccatgtaaaacaggtggtgaccatgatAAAACAGTttgtgaccatgttaaaacaggtggtgaccatgttaaaacaggtggggaccatgttaaaacaggtgctgaccatgttaaaacaggtccacgttaaaacaggtgctgaccatgttaaaacaggtggtgaccatgttaaaacaggtccatgttaaaacaggtggtgaccatgtaaaacaggtggtgaccatgtaaaacaggtccatgttaaaacaggttgtgaccatgttaaaacaggtggtgaccatgtaaaACAGGTTGTGACCAcattaaaacaggtggtgaccacgttaaaacaggtggtgaccatgtaaaacaggtggtgaccatgataaaacaggtggtgaccatgatAAAACAGGTTGTGACCAcattaaaacaggtggtgaccgtgtaaaacaggtggtgaccatgtaaaacaggtggtgaccatgatAAAACAGGTTGTGACCAcattaaaacaggtggtgaccatgttaaaacagttgatgaccatgtaaaacaggtggtgaccatgtaaaacaggtggtgaccatgttaaaacaggtgctgaccatgttaaaacaggtagtgaccatgtaaaacaggtggtgaccatgttaaaacaggtgctgaccatgtaaaacaggtccatgttaaaacaggttgtgaccatgttaaaacaggtggtgaccatgtaaaACAGTTTGTGACCAcattaaaacaggtggtgaccacgttaaaacaggtggtgaccatgtaaaacaggtggtgaccatgataaaacaggtggtgaccatgatAAAACAGGTTGTGACCAcattaaaacaggtggtgaccgtgtaaaacaggtggtgaccatgtaaaacaggtggtgaccatgatAAAACAGGTTGTGACCAcattaaaacaggtggtgaccatgttaaaacagttgatgaccatgtaaaacaggtggtgaccatgtaaaacaggtggtgaccatgttaaaacaggtgctgaccatgttaaaacaggtagtgaccatgtaaaacaggtccatgttaaaacaggtgctgaccatgttaaaacaggaggtgaccatgttaaaacaggtggtgacgaTGTTAAACAggcggtgaccatgttaaaacaggtggtgaccatgttaaacaggtgctgaccatgttaaaacagttgatgaccatgtaaaacaggtggtgaccatgtaaaacaggtggtgaccatgtaaaacaggtggtgaccatgttaaaacaggtgctgaccatgttaaacaggtggcgaccatgttaaaacaggtggtgaccatgttaaaacaggaggtgatcatgttaaaacaggtggtgaccatgctGAAACAGATACTGATGTTTGATGATGTCATATTCTGTCTGCTCGGGTGAGCGTCTCACCTCGGTCTCGTCGCAGACGGAGAAAGTGAAACTCTGGAGGATCTCGACCATGGCCAGTTTGATCATGATCAGGGCGAAGCGCATCCCGATACAGTTCCTGGGCCCCGCCCCAAACGGCATGTACGTGTACGGATCAATAGGCTCCTTGTTCTCCTTACTGAACCTGGACAGGGGGAGGGCAGACACATTACACATTGTATTGTAGTTGatttgtggttgttgttcagaCACAACACATtgcactacagtattataatgcaCTGTAGTTGTGGTTAGCAAAATGTATTAATGATCTTGTgtttgtattgtggttgtattatggttatgttatggttgtgttatggttggaTTGTGGTTACGGTGCGGTCCAGTACCTCTCTGGTTTGAACTCCTCAGGGTCAGACCAGATCTCTGGGTCACGGTGGAGGGTCCACGTGGGAACCAGGACAACGCAGTCTTTGGGGATGATGATGCCGTTAATCTCCACCGTCTTCTTGGCGACCCTCTCCAGTCGCGGGGAGATGGGGTACAGTCTCAGAGACTCATTCAACACACAGTCCAAATAGTCCATCTGCATCAGAGCTTCGTACTGGATTGGAGCCTGCACCGTGGTTATATACAAATCAGTACCTCACCTCATCTGACACCGGGGATACACACACATTACTACCTCACCCCATCTGACACCGGGGTTACACACACATCAGGACCTCAACATATCTGGCACCCACACAGTATCTATCTCCTCCTGTAGTTTGGTCATGGTGTGGGGGTTACCTTGTTGGGGAACACAGTATCTACCTCCTCCTGCAGTTTGGTCATGGTGTGGCGGTTACCTTGTTGGGGAACACAGTATCTATCTCCTCCTGAAGTTTGGTCATGACGTGGGGATTGGTTGCCAGGTTATAGGCCAGGAAACTCATAGTACTGCTGCTGGTCTCATAGCCGGCGAAGATGAAGATCATGGCCTGAGACAAGATCTCATGATCAGTCAGTCCtgtggagggggggagagagggagagagagagagagagagagagagagagagagagaggagaatagtTTCCAGGTGTGTGTTGGTAACATTAGTTTCCAGGTGTGTGTTCGGCAGGTACCTTTAGTCTGTTCCCCTCCTGTCTTTGTGTCGCTGCCTTTCTGAGAGTCGATCATCAGCTGTAAGAAATCCACCCGACTCTGGAAGCAGAAAGACATGAGGTCAAATCCATCCAATCACATCCAACACAAACAGATTCCACTGGATCTGGTCCAatcacaaacaacacaaacatatTATTATGGATCTGGTCCAATCACAACCAACACAAACATATTCTTATGGATCTTGTCCAATCACAACCATCACAAACATATTCTTATGGATCTGGTCCAATCACAACCAtcacaaacataaacaaacaacataatcaaatataaatataaaacatgtttACGGTTGAGATCCCAGTTTCACGTCCAGATTTGATCTTAATCAGCGAGGCGTAAAAGAAGTCTGTCACCGCAGTCGGGAAGATAGAAAACTTCATCTTCTCCAAGATAGGACCAGTGAAGGGAAACAAAgctggagaatgagaggagaagaggagaagaggagaagagaggaggacaggagaggagaggagaggagaggagaggagaaaagcagaggagaggcgggagaggagaggagaggagaggagaggagaggagaggagaggagaggagaggagaggagaggagaggagaggagaggagaaaagcagaggagaggcgggagaggagaggaggggcgggagaggagaagaggaggagaggagaggaacaatTTATTGAAAGATGTACAACTTCATATGATTAAAAAGTACAATTCTGCgtccgtgtgtgtctgtgcatgtgttgtCTCACCGACTaggaggaacagtgggtttaaaaGGTCAAACTTGACCATCTTCTTGACGTTGGAGACGAAGGGGTCTGAAGGGTTGTTCAGAGAGTCAATGTCCACACTGAAGGCTGTGCTGGTGACCACGTCCATACTGTAGGGCCCAAAGAACCTGCAACACAACCAGAATTACACAACTACTGATCACAACTACACAACTACTGACCCATTACTGCTCTCcagcgcctgacttccctgcagctGTTATACACTCCCTTACATATAAAAGGGCACACTTAACGGCATTTGCTGTATAATCGATGAGAAACTCCATATTGCTAATGttcggtcccttactagacgttcGCGAATATTTGTAAAATTTGCAGACGTGCACCGGGGCCAGATCTTCTGTGAAGTCATCGAACGAAGTCTCTCGGAAATTCCACCAGATGGCGAATGGActcttattgcaaatgtacaaaacatcaccaatcacTACATGACCATTTCTCCTAAACGGAAAAGACATCGAAGACGAAACTTGGGCTGTCAGCACCGAAACAAGAGGCCTCAATGTATTTTGTGTtaaggccatttttctgggattaaaggtcaaaaaCGAAAATAGAGCGCTAATTTgaccgcttcacgtcaaagtacaTGAACCTACTGTGTAAggaaaaaagaaccagccatttatctatcatAATTTAAGAGAGATTGTACATTGTacaattggtgatgttcaaatatatatacatttttttaaagtttttgatCCAGTTGCGGAATGTTCAGACGAATCTGTTAAAGTGGGTTTCGGAATTCGTGATTTCTGATATTTTATGTGATTTTTTGAAATAACACTCaatcattcaaccctctgtaaatcagtcaattcttaacataaagactttaaactcaggattatTCTGTAAGAgcctaccccaatgaggatatgtgtttactttcagcttcctgtgccaaccggaagtgccttaaattggGGTCATAAGGGATGTTTCGAAGGGTTGAAacagtcagatctttccaaaacttcataagtgtgattaggcaaccctcatgaactgtaaatcagtcatttctccaaTCAGATTTGCAagaaaaactcacacacacacaacaaggatggagtgacacagTGTGGGACTTACAgccacacagagcctgcaatagttacctttGTTCAAACAatcaaagaaccgtcagacctagagctctGAAAGTTTggaaacctgttctagagctcAAGTCAATAGTGCAcggtgagttatgtggctctagaatGTTAtcagaccgagaaacagccttgtacatttgcaataacttcgaTTAATTTTGACcgtcacgaaaatgacgacatttagaaaagtcccagagttgcaagactaggtgcattgacaccgcctcggcccatagagacggatccttatgtttctgtccgatagctcattcaaggaccccgtagcaatgCCCGGAAaatgtggattttcagcaccaattaaggtTGCAGCTCATGCTTCAAATGACATATCAAGccaaaacttgggattcgggggtCGCCTCagctggacccgcagctagaacgtaaccaCGTGTTTTACGTCTTTATTATGGTGTAAACTGAAAGAGCTGTGAATATTGGGtctgctctgaaatatgtgatagttggcttttAAACGAGTTGGAAACAGTAGGTTTGGTGTCagttggtatcagtttggtgtcagaattaTATCTAATTGATGGATGGACGGTGACTTGCTAGCtgacttttgtccatttgcaatatgtctAAACAGTGATAGACATTTAGGTACCATCACCAAATTGACAAtctgaaatcaacaccaacgagcgatggagaggaaccagaatcactgcccggccatcccgagttcatcgggccagtcaatttcacattcctgcagttTTTTTGAGCGtgtcaaatttgtgatggtaaatgcccaattaaacatattgcaaatggacagttGGGCGCCTGGTGATTGGAACGGGTTACCAGGAGCACATTTTAAAAATGGTTTTAATTGCCTTTAGGGGGTGCAAGGGGTCCACGGTTGGGTAGGGAGCACCCCTCACCTGTGCCCATCCAATAGGGGGTGCCCCTGGTCATTTTGggaattaaaaaaaaattgaccTCAGTTTTGTAAGCATATATTGAAGATAAATACACATTGCAGAGTTTGAGAGtttgagaggatgagaggactagagtactagagtactaatggtcaatagTGAATTGTAAATAGGAGTTGGGTTTCAGTTCAACATTTGTTCATGTAAGGAaatacccccctgaaatggaGAAAAATTAATGGGAACTTATTGGCATCGTACGAAACATATACACGATGTACAATACCACTCAAATGGACGCCATTTAATTCAAAACTTATTGCAAACGTCATATGGCCAAGTGTCACACAGCGAAAATCCAATAGATGGCAAGCGCGCTCCACGGTaaattttcatattgcaaatgcacatcaAGTCCAAGAGTCAAATTTAGAAagtttgaagaaaaaaaataacgtatcactgaccacaaccacacaactactgaccacaaccacacaactaccgaccacaactactgaccacaaccacacaactactgaccacaactactgaccatacAACTACTGACCGCAACCACACAACTAAGTATGTGaatcctttggaattacctggatttctgcataaattagttATACAATTTAATCTGATCttaaaggcacagcacaccaacaaaacctcatcccaactgtgaagtatGGTAGAGCATCACGGTTTGGGGCCTCAGGGCCTGCATTTCTAAGTTTATCAAGActttttgcaggagaatgtaaggccaTCTGTCTGCAAATTGAAGCTTAACAGAAGTTGGGTGAAGTTGGGTGAAGTAAATCAACAACGGAATGGCTTCAAGAGAAGAAAATTCACcatctggagtggcccagtcagagtcctgaccacacaactactgaccacacaactattgaccacaaccacacaactattgaccacaaccacaccactacCGACCACACAACCACCGACCTCAACCAccgaccacaactactgaccatacagctactgaccacacaactaccgaCCACagttactgaccacacaactactgaccacaaaacgattgaccacaaccacacatctactgaccacacaactattgaccacaCGACTACCGACCACACAACTAccgaccacaactactgaccatacagctactgaccacacaactacccaccacatctactgaccacacaactactgaccacaaaacgattgaccacaaccacacatctactgaccacacaactattgaccacacgactactgaccacaactactgaccgcacaactattgaccacaaccacacaagtactgaccacacaactattgACTGCATCCCCACAaccactgaccacacaactactgaccacctctagaccacacaactactgactaaAACTACTGACcagctggcagcttcattaaatagtacccgcaaaacaccagtctcaacgtcaacagtgaagaggagactccgggattctagccttctaggcagagttcctctgtccagtgtctgtgttcttttgcccatctttacgttttattggccagtctgagatatagctttttctttgcaactctgcctagaaggccagcatccaggagtcgccacttcactgttgatgttgagactggtgttttgtggttactatttaatgaagctgccagttgaggacttgtcagAAGTTGGGTGAAGTTGGGTgaagtttctcaaactagacactctaatgtcctcttgctcagttgtgcaccggggcctcccattcctctttctattctggttagagccagtttacgctgttctgtgaagggagtagtacacatcgtTGTACGAGCTTCAGTTtctttggcaatttctcgcatggaatagccttcatttctcagaacaagagtagACTGACTAGTTTCaggagaaagttatttgtttctggacattttgagcctgtaatcaaacccacaaatgcggatgctccagatactcaactagtctaaagaaggccagttttattgcttctttaatcagagccatagttttcagctgtgctaacataattgcagaagggttttctaaggatcaattagccttttaaaatgataaacttggattagctaacacaacgtgccattggaacacaggagtgatggttgctgataatgagcctctgtacgcccatgtagatattccattaaaaaataataagttttcagctacaatagtcatttacaacattaacaatgtctacactgtatttctgatcaatttgacgtTATTTAAATGGTGAAAAAaactgtgcttttctttcaaaaaacaattttt contains:
- the LOC110518927 gene encoding cytochrome P450 3A27, producing MMSFLPYFSAETWTLLALLITLIVVYGYWPYGVFTKMGIPGPKPLPYFGTMLEYKKGITNFDTECFQKYGRIWGIYDGRQPVLCVMDKSIIKTVLIKECYNIFTNRRDFHLNGEMFDALSVVEDDAWRRIRSVLSPSFTSGRLKEMFGIMKQHSANLLNGMKKQADKDRTIEVKEFFGPYSMDVVTSTAFSVDIDSLNNPSDPFVSNVKKMVKFDLLNPLFLLVALFPFTGPILEKMKFSIFPTAVTDFFYASLIKIKSGRETGISTSRVDFLQLMIDSQKGSDTKTGGEQTKGLTDHEILSQAMIFIFAGYETSSSTMSFLAYNLATNPHVMTKLQEEIDTVFPNKAPIQYEALMQMDYLDCVLNESLRLYPISPRLERVAKKTVEINGIIIPKDCVVLVPTWTLHRDPEIWSDPEEFKPERFSKENKEPIDPYTYMPFGAGPRNCIGMRFALIMIKLAMVEILQSFTFSVCDETEIPLELDKQILLIPKRPIKLSLEPRSNTSSNTTTTLNSPTT